Proteins encoded together in one Hylaeus volcanicus isolate JK05 chromosome 3, UHH_iyHylVolc1.0_haploid, whole genome shotgun sequence window:
- the LOC128873526 gene encoding uncharacterized protein LOC128873526: LIKLIVGVAVPVHLSGKVLVYGQNLQFQYALPDNATFFTNLFQDSQRRRRRRSPSWSERTPIYDILKRELDRRNIDGRSCLMKDICEAAATPMKDEGLVGELLHLLLTPDNEDSSMMDEGYLKASAIGRRHGNCSMIYSACPAGLGILDRISTVY; this comes from the exons CTCATCAAGCTGATTGTGGGTGTTGCTGTTCCCGTGCATCTGTCTGGAAAGGTCCTAGTTTACGGTCAGAACTTACAATTCCAATACGCGTTGCCAGACAACGCGACCTTCTTCACGAACCTCTTCCAAGACTCGCaacgacgacgccgacgccgaagCCCGAGCTGGAGCGAGAGAACGCCTATCTACGATATTCTGAAACGTGAACTCGACAG GAGAAACATCGACGGAAGGAGTTGCTTAATGAAGGACATTTGCGAGGCTGCCGCCACGCCAATGAAGGACGAAGGGCTGGTTGGGGAATTGTTGCATCTACTTCTAAC ACCAGATAACGAAGATTCTTCGATGATGGACGAGGGATACTTGAAGGCCAGCGCGATAGGAAGAAGACACGGAAACTGTTCTATGATTTATTCGGCGTGTCCCGCTGGCCTAGGAATTTTAGATCGAATTTCCAccgtttattaa